Proteins from a single region of Haloplanus sp. GDY1:
- a CDS encoding succinylglutamate desuccinylase/aspartoacylase family protein, giving the protein MADDQPRPFRVDAEVSPGEKRQFRVEVSETYLGDPVELPVTIINGAATGPRVFMTAAIHGDELNGVKVLQEVADRYRPGDLHGTLVLLHVVNVPGYHAQQRYLPIYDQDLNRSFPGKERSNTAERMAHRVYQRFVSQCDLGLDFHTSTRNRTTMYHARADVDDPAVERLAEAFGTNVILSGEGDEGSLRGVASRNGVPTLTVEMGKAHRFQPGLIEKALDGVESVLAEYGVYPDGTVTEPAWRKVIGPTEEKRWLRADTGGLVDMTWGPNPLVHAGETICTISDHFKDEEHAVEAPFTGLIVGVLENPVALPGHPLCHLVRISDETREEIEREIGRGEFDGYRSYGQRWMADEEAAE; this is encoded by the coding sequence ATGGCCGACGATCAGCCCCGTCCCTTCCGCGTCGACGCCGAGGTGTCTCCCGGAGAGAAGCGGCAGTTCCGCGTCGAGGTGAGCGAGACGTATCTCGGCGACCCGGTCGAACTTCCCGTGACGATCATCAACGGCGCGGCGACGGGGCCGCGCGTCTTCATGACCGCGGCGATCCACGGCGACGAACTCAACGGCGTCAAGGTGTTACAGGAGGTCGCGGATCGCTACCGTCCTGGCGACCTCCACGGGACGCTCGTCCTCCTCCACGTCGTGAACGTCCCCGGCTACCACGCTCAGCAGCGATACCTGCCCATCTACGATCAGGATCTCAACCGCTCGTTCCCGGGCAAGGAGCGGTCGAACACCGCCGAGCGGATGGCTCACCGCGTCTATCAGCGGTTCGTCAGCCAGTGTGACCTCGGCCTCGACTTCCACACGTCGACCCGGAACCGGACCACGATGTACCACGCCCGGGCCGACGTCGACGACCCGGCGGTCGAACGACTCGCCGAGGCCTTCGGCACCAACGTCATCCTCTCCGGCGAGGGTGACGAGGGGTCGCTCCGCGGCGTCGCCTCCCGGAACGGCGTCCCGACGCTCACCGTCGAGATGGGGAAGGCCCACCGGTTCCAGCCAGGCCTGATCGAGAAGGCCCTCGACGGCGTCGAGAGCGTCCTCGCCGAGTACGGCGTCTATCCCGACGGGACCGTGACCGAACCGGCCTGGCGGAAGGTCATCGGTCCGACCGAGGAGAAACGTTGGCTGCGGGCGGATACGGGGGGACTGGTCGACATGACGTGGGGGCCGAATCCGCTCGTCCACGCGGGCGAGACGATCTGTACCATCTCCGATCACTTCAAGGACGAGGAACACGCGGTGGAGGCGCCCTTCACCGGCCTGATCGTCGGCGTCCTCGAGAACCCCGTCGCCCTTCCCGGCCACCCCCTCTGTCACCTCGTCCGGATCAGCGACGAGACGCGCGAGGAGATCGAGCGCGAGATCGGTCGCGGGGAGTTCGACGGCTACCGCTCCTACGGGCAGCGGTGGATGGCCGACGAGGAGGCGGCCGAGTGA